GTTGGTAATACGCCAATTTGGCCACTAttagtagataaaattatttctttcactTCTGAGTCCCAAATAATTCGATTAGGAGTCAGTACACAAAGATTTAAGGTCATTTCTTCAATTGCTCTCCTCTTCTAAGTTCATAGCTTTCGCGGTAGCTTCATCGATGTTACCTACTAAATAAAAGGCCTGCTCGGGAAGACTGTCTAATTCTCCGGAAAGGATCAGTTGAAACCCCCTAATTGTTTCTGCAAGACCAACATATTTTCCTGGAGAACCAGTAAATACTTCTGCCACGAAGAAGGGTTGTGATAAGAAACGCTCGATTTTTCGTGCTCTTGCTACAGTTAAACGATCTTCTTCGGATAATTCGTCCAACCCAAGAATAGCTATAATGTCCTGAAGTTCTTTGTAACGTTGTGAAGTTTGCTTAACTCTTTGCGCAGTTTCATAATGTTCCTCGCCAACGATCCGAGGTTGTAACATAGTTGACGTTGAATCTAAAGGATCCACTGCTGGATAAATACCTTGGCAGCTAATCCTCTCGATAATACGGTAGtagcatctaaatgtgcaaatgtCGTGGCAGGAGCAGGGTCGGTCAAATCGTCCGCAGGTACATAAACGGCTTGGATCGAAGTTATAGATCCCTCTTTGGTAGAAGTAATTCTTTCTTGCAAAGAACCCATTTCTGTACTAAGGGTAGGTTGATAACCACTGCAGAAGGCATTCTCCCCAATAAGGCGGATACTTCTGATCCTGCTTGGACGAAACGAAAGATATTGTCGATGAATAGAAGTACGTCTTGTTCATTAACATCCCGGAAATATTCCGCCATAGTTAGGGCAGTCAAACCAACTCTCATACGAGCTCCCGGCGGTTCATTCATTTGACCGTAGACTAGAGCTACTTTTGATTCTGcaatattttttcattaattactcCGGATTCTTTCATTTCCATGTAAAGATCATTTCCTTCACGAGTACGTTCGCCTACTCCGCCAAATACAGATACGCCTCCATGAGCTTTGGCAATGTTGTTGATCAATTCCATGATGAGTACTGTTTTACCTACTCCAGCTCCTCCAAATAGTCCGATTTTTCCTCCACGGCGATAAGGAGCTAAAAGATCCACTACTTTAATTCCTGTTTCAAAGATTGATAATTTCGTCTCTAACTGTATAAAGGCAGGTGCAGGTCTATGAATAGGAGATGTTGTGCTAGTATCTACAGGACCTAAATTATCAACAGGCTCCCCAAGAACGTTGAAAATTCGTCCGAGGGTAGCTCCACCGACTGAACGCTTAGAGGAGCTCCCGTGTCAATCACTTCCATTCCTCTCATCAGTCCATCTGTAGCACTCATAGCTACAGCTCTAACTCGATTATTTCCTAATAATTGTTGTACCTCACAAGTCACATTAATTTGCTGACCAATAGTATCTCGACCCTTAACTACCAAAGCGTTATAAATATTAGGCATCTTGCCCGGAGGAAAAACAACATCCAGTACTGGGCCAATAATTTGAGCGATACGCCCTaggttttgttcttcaagtgtgGAAACCGCAGGACTAGAAGGGGTAGGAttgattctcataattataattaaagtaaAGTATGTCGAAAGTTTTTTTGAATAGTGCCATGCCAAGTCGAAATAAATGTCCGATAGCAAGTTGATCggttaattcaataagaaataaatgGGAGTTAGCACTTGATTTAGTTGGTACCACCCAACCGAATACGATTCAATCGTTTACTCATTCAATTACTCATTCAATGAGTCAATTTTCAAGTTCAGCCaatccttctttttttcaaaagaaatattaagtacatgaaatcacgagtaagtctctttcatttctctatcattatagaaaaaccatccgtattagattctattatctatagaattcgaacccgaactccatttatgattcattatttcgatctaattggccattgttcttttttttttttgaatagatattggatttccgcctatctattctttatacccttttaggatgaattatgcctattttcacatctaggatttacatatacaacatatatcactgtcaagagtgaatttttcttagtatttggattcaaaataagaaggagatccatttgattttattgtaaacttgcaaaacaaacattgggtttgggttgcgccatatatatcaaagagtatacaataatgatgtatttggagtatacaataatgatgtatttgatgaatcaaatacatggtctaataatgaaccatttcattttaacataacattgaaattagttgataatattagttgaatattttttttctttttttttatttttatttttgtcaaaggTTTCATTCATGCATAATCTATATCGAGTAGACCTTGTCGTTGTGAGAATTCTTAATTCATGAGTTGTAGGGAGGGACTTATGTCACCACAAACAGAGACTAAAGCAAGTGTTGGATTTAAAGCTGGTGTTAAAGATTACAAATTGAATTATTATACTCCTGACTACGAAGTCAAAGATACTGATATCTTGGCAGCATTCCGAGTAACTCCTCAACCTGGAGTTCCGCCCGAAGAAGCAGGGGCTGCGGTAGCTGCCGAATCTTCTACTGGTACATGGACAACTGTGTGGACTGATGGACTTACCAGTCTTGATCGTTACAAAGGGCGATGCTACCACATCGAGGCCGTTGTTGGGGAGGAAAATCAATATATTGCTTATGTAGCTTATCCTTTAGACCTTTTTGAAGAAGGTTCTGTTACTAACATGTTTACTTCCATTGTGGGTAATGTATTTGGTTTCAAAGCCTTACGAGCTCTACGTCTGGAGGATCTGCGAATTCCCACTTCTTATTCCAAAACTTTCCAAGGCCCGCCTCACGGCATTCAGGTTGAAAGAGATAAGTTGAACAAGTATGGTCGTCCCCTATTGGGATGCACTATTAAACCAAAATTGGGATTATCTGCAAAAAACTACGGTAGAGCGGTTTATGAATGTCTACGTGGTGGACTTGATTTTACCAAAGATGATGAAAACGTAAACTCACAACCATTTATGCGTTGGAGAGATCGTTTCTTATTTTGCACCGAAGCACTTTTTAAAGCGCAGGCCGAAACAGGTGAAATCAAAGGACATTACTTGAATGCTACTGCGGGTACatgtgaagaaatgatgaaaagggCCATATGTGCCAGAGAATTAGGAGTTCCTATCGTAATGCATGACTACTTAACTGGTGGATTCACTGCAAATACTAGCTTGGCTCATTATTGCCGTGACAACGGCCTACTTCTTCACATCCATCGCGCAATGCATGCAGTTATTGATAGACAGAAAAATCATGGTATGCATTTCCGTGTACTAGCTAAAGCATTACGTATGTCTGGTGGAGATCATATTCACGCCGGTACAGTAGTAGGTAAACTGGAAGGGGAACGTGAGATGACTTTAGGTTTCGTTGATTTATTACGTGATGATTATATCGAAAAAGACCGAAGTCGCGGTATTTTCTTCACTCAAGATTGGGTCTCTATGCCAGGTGTTCTGCCCGTGGCTTCAGGGGGTATTCATGTTTGGCATATGCCTGCTCTGACCGAAATCTTTGGGGATGATTCCGTACTACAGTTTGGCGGAGGAACTTTAGGACACCCTTGGGGAAATGCACCTGGTGCAGTAGCTAATAGGGTGGCTTTAGAGGCGTGTGTACAAGCTCGTAATGAGGGACGTGATCTTGCTCGTGAAGGTAATGAAATTATCCGTGAAGCTAGCAAATGGAGCCCTGAACTAGCCGCTGCTTGTGAAGTATGGAAAGAGATCAAATTCGAATTCGAACCAGTAGATAAGCTagataaagagaaaaagtaagtgtgcataattcagtaattcctgtttgttctcctaattgattgcaattaaagtcggcccaatcttttcctaaaaaaaagattgggccgattgccgaataaaaaaaaaaagaatgagcattctatactatgtatttgcatatatcttttatatgtacagatgtacagatcttacctatatatatacaagataagatcgaagactaaacaactcaatacttctattgtttgttgttggatccataggattggattaattatggatccttgggattggtggacttttttatatctcctagtttcaggccatagatcaagccaagggaaaggctcctttacccatcctatatattgtctttttcgttccatgttaaaatagaaacttaattatttgattatacgagaacaaattctttattctttatttatagaaataaacaactatctctattttcgatgagaatttgtacatcacatggaagaaagctgtgtctttctattttaaaatttataaaaagattctatcaatatatatTGAAGTGATACCTCGGCTTCCCACAAAGGAGAATCATttctttcaatacttactcgttctttcaatacttactcgttattaattaacaatcctaatgattaggattagattcgtatgcttaattctgataagaaatcaaatagtgaaagtaaaatgattatccatcgaatgtattgtatttcatcaaataggGGGTAGAAAGACTCTATGGGAAAATGGTGGTTCCGTTCGATGTTGTCTAACGAGAAGTTAGAACATAGGTGTGGGCTAAGTAAATCTAGGTGTGGGCTAAGTAAATCAATGGATAGTCTTGATGGTATTGGACATACCAGTAGAAGTGAACAACCTATTCTAAACGATACGAAGAACGATACGAAGAAAAAGATTCCTAGTTGGAATCATAGTGGTAATTATAGTTTCACTAATGTTGATTCTTtatttgaaatcaaggatatttGGAGTTTGATCTCTGATGACACTTTTTTAGTTAGGGATAGTAATGGTGACAGTTACTCTgtatattttgatattgaaaATCAGATTTTTGAGGTTGACAATGATAGTTCTTTTCTGAGTGAACTAGAAAAAAAACTTTCTAGTTATTTGAGTAGGGGGTCTAAGAAAAAGAATCACTACTATTATCATTACATGTATGATACTCAATCTGGTTGGAATAATCACATTAATAGTTGCATTGATAGTTATCTTCGTTTTGAAGTCAGTATTAATAGTTCTATTTCGGGTAGTACCAACAATTACAGTGACAGTTACTTTTATAACTTCATTTGTACTGAAAATAGAAATAGTAGTGAGAGCGGTAGGTCTAGTAAAAGAACTAGAAAAAATTTCAATGATTTCCATGAAGAGgtggaatccgatttccatgaagaagtagaattccacgaagaagtagaatccgacttccatgaagaagtagaatccgatttccatgaagaagtagaattccacgaagaagtagaatccaatgatttcaatgaagaagtagaatctgatttcaatgaagaagtggaatccgatttcaatgaagaagtggaatccgatttcaatgaagaagtggaatccgatttcaatgaagaagtggaatccgatttcaatgaagaagtagaattccatgaagaagtagaattccatgaagaagtagaatccgacttccatgaagaagtagaatccaatgatttcaatataaatcaaaaataCAAACATTTATGGGTTCAATGCGAAAATTGTTatggattaaattataaaaaattttttaagtcaaaaatgaatatttgtgaacagtgtggatatcatttgaaaatgagtAGTTCAGATAGAATTGAACTTTCGATTGATCCCGGAACTTGGGATCCTCTGGATAAAGATATGATATCTATAGACCCCATTGATTTTCGTTCAAAAGAGGAACCTTATGGAGATCGTATCGATTCTTATCAAAGAAGGACAGGTTTAGCTGATGCTATTCAAACAGGCATAGGTCAAATAAATGGTATTCCCGTAGCAATTGGCGTTATGGATTTTCAGTTTATGGGAGGTAGTATGGGATCCGTAGTAGGCGAGAAAATTACTCGTTTGATCGAGTATGCTACTAATCGATCTCTACCTGTCATTATTGTGTGTGCTTCTGGAGGAGCACGCATGCAAGAAGGAAGTTTGAGCTTGATGCAAATGGCTAAAATATCTTCTGCTTCATCTAATTATCAATCAGATAAAAAGTTATTCTATGTATCAATTCTTACATCTCCTACAACTGGTGGAGTAACAGCCAGTTTTGGTATGTTGGGGGATATCATTATTGCTGAACCTAACGCCTACATTGCATTTGCGGGTAAAAGAGTAATtgaacaaacattaaaaaaggtaatacCTGAAGGTTCACAAGTGTCTGAGTATTTATTCCATAAAGGTTTATTCGACCCAATAGTACCACGTAATCTTTTAAAAGGTGTTCTGGGTGAGTTATTTCAGCTCCACGGTTTCTTTCCCTTGAATCCAAGTTCAAAAATGTAAAGTATAGCACTAGATTCAGTTATTTTATTTGTAGCGAACAAGTATTTAATTCGTCGTAATCAGGTGTTTTCTTTGGTGACATAAGTTCTCCTTGTAATAAGAGACAGAGGTTtcggataatttttattttatattttattatattttatttattatattttagaatatagaatatatagttttagaatatagaatatatagtttctatctagtcattttctatctaatcatatagaattatagttgatattacttattacttataaataaatattataaataaataatatttattataattttttataatatatttataatataataatggcttgatataatataataatggcttgatattacttataatagatatatcataagtaatagatatatcataagaagatatctttctaatagatagaaatattaaaacagatagaaatattaaattgAGGCACCTATTCTATGACAGATCCCAACTTACCCTCTATTTTTGTGCCTTTAGTGGGCCTAGTATTTCCGGCAATTGCAATGGTTTCCTTATTTCTTCATGTCCAAAAAAATAAGATTGTCTAGACCCAATGGGACCGaatcttatcaatttatttcaacaCTGGATGATAATACAGATATTTATCTCGTGTAATATGGTATGATATGTGGCTCTTTCCGAACACACAAATGAAAGAATCGTTATGCGGATATATGAT
This region of Musa acuminata AAA Group cultivar baxijiao unplaced genomic scaffold, Cavendish_Baxijiao_AAA HiC_scaffold_826, whole genome shotgun sequence genomic DNA includes:
- the LOC135664312 gene encoding ribulose bisphosphate carboxylase large chain, with product MSCREGLMSPQTETKASVGFKAGVKDYKLNYYTPDYEVKDTDILAAFRVTPQPGVPPEEAGAAVAAESSTGTWTTVWTDGLTSLDRYKGRCYHIEAVVGEENQYIAYVAYPLDLFEEGSVTNMFTSIVGNVFGFKALRALRLEDLRIPTSYSKTFQGPPHGIQVERDKLNKYGRPLLGCTIKPKLGLSAKNYGRAVYECLRGGLDFTKDDENVNSQPFMRWRDRFLFCTEALFKAQAETGEIKGHYLNATAGTCEEMMKRAICARELGVPIVMHDYLTGGFTANTSLAHYCRDNGLLLHIHRAMHAVIDRQKNHGMHFRVLAKALRMSGGDHIHAGTVVGKLEGEREMTLGFVDLLRDDYIEKDRSRGIFFTQDWVSMPGVLPVASGGIHVWHMPALTEIFGDDSVLQFGGGTLGHPWGNAPGAVANRVALEACVQARNEGRDLAREGNEIIREASKWSPELAAACEVWKEIKFEFEPVDKLDKEKK
- the LOC135664310 gene encoding acetyl-coenzyme A carboxylase carboxyl transferase subunit beta, chloroplastic-like, producing MGKWWFRSMLSNEKLEHRCGLSKSRCGLSKSMDSLDGIGHTSRSEQPILNDTKNDTKKKIPSWNHSGNYSFTNVDSLFEIKDIWSLISDDTFLVRDSNGDSYSVYFDIENQIFEVDNDSSFLSELEKKLSSYLSRGSKKKNHYYYHYMYDTQSGWNNHINSCIDSYLRFEVSINSSISGSTNNYSDSYFYNFICTENRNSSESGRSSKRTRKNFNDFHEEVESDFHEEVEFHEEVESDFHEEVESDFHEEVEFHEEVESNDFNEEVESDFNEEVESDFNEEVESDFNEEVESDFNEEVESDFNEEVEFHEEVEFHEEVESDFHEEVESNDFNINQKYKHLWVQCENCYGLNYKKFFKSKMNICEQCGYHLKMSSSDRIELSIDPGTWDPLDKDMISIDPIDFRSKEEPYGDRIDSYQRRTGLADAIQTGIGQINGIPVAIGVMDFQFMGGSMGSVVGEKITRLIEYATNRSLPVIIVCASGGARMQEGSLSLMQMAKISSASSNYQSDKKLFYVSILTSPTTGGVTASFGMLGDIIIAEPNAYIAFAGKRVIEQTLKKVIPEGSQVSEYLFHKGLFDPIVPRNLLKGVLGELFQLHGFFPLNPSSKM